The following coding sequences are from one Streptomyces sp. TLI_235 window:
- a CDS encoding TAP-like protein: MTNNRHTRRWAAAALTALAATLAAPAIAQTEGADHRPPAGGIDWHACADADFTNMQCGSIRVPVDWSHPGDGSLTLSLVRRPADDLAHRQGTLLLNDGAGGSSIEQLRLAMRAHLPAFAGDMTGKFDLVAVDPRGVGHSTPILCGEPPKPAGVSHYPRNRAAFDALVAHNRAFADDCLRRNGRLTAHVDLTSTARDFEAVRTGLGEQQINWYGIHYSTLLGRTYANLYPGRLRTMVLDTALDDTGSPLARVTQEATAAETAFNRFAAWCTASKDCALHGKDVAAEYDALVARADRTPIPTGSAAHPALTGEDIREATQDYLTLTYPTWPELAKAIVRAQQENDAVDFTHDPDDTLDQVQVQVPACLDNARPVRTFDELGRLQKELARVSPHLGGAVRSYKAIAGCLGWPFPAAPVPAGAPVHGAPPALILQSTHQALAPYQAGAAMAAQLPGSIVLAHEGDDYSMFLASTCARNATNRYLTTRALPAVGTTCTD, translated from the coding sequence ATGACGAACAACCGACACACCCGCCGCTGGGCCGCCGCCGCCCTCACCGCGCTGGCGGCCACACTCGCCGCACCGGCGATCGCGCAGACCGAGGGCGCCGACCACCGGCCGCCCGCCGGCGGCATCGACTGGCACGCCTGCGCCGACGCCGACTTCACGAACATGCAGTGCGGATCGATCCGGGTGCCGGTGGACTGGTCCCACCCCGGCGACGGCAGCCTCACCCTCTCCCTGGTCCGCCGGCCCGCCGACGACCTGGCGCACCGCCAGGGCACCCTCCTCCTCAACGACGGCGCGGGCGGCTCCTCGATCGAGCAGCTTCGCCTGGCGATGCGCGCCCACCTGCCGGCGTTCGCCGGCGACATGACCGGCAAGTTCGACCTGGTCGCGGTGGACCCGCGCGGAGTGGGACACAGCACGCCGATCCTCTGCGGCGAGCCGCCCAAGCCGGCCGGCGTCAGCCACTACCCCCGGAACCGGGCCGCGTTCGACGCGCTGGTGGCCCACAACCGGGCCTTCGCCGACGACTGCCTGCGCCGCAACGGCCGCCTCACCGCCCACGTTGACCTGACCAGCACCGCACGGGACTTCGAGGCGGTGCGCACCGGGCTGGGCGAGCAGCAGATCAACTGGTACGGCATCCACTACAGCACGCTGCTCGGCCGCACCTACGCCAACCTCTACCCGGGCCGGCTGCGCACGATGGTGCTCGACACCGCGCTGGACGACACCGGCTCGCCGCTCGCGCGGGTCACCCAGGAGGCCACGGCTGCCGAGACGGCCTTCAACCGCTTCGCCGCCTGGTGCACCGCGTCGAAGGACTGCGCGCTGCACGGCAAGGACGTCGCGGCCGAGTACGACGCCCTCGTCGCCCGTGCCGACCGGACGCCGATCCCGACCGGGAGCGCGGCCCACCCGGCGCTGACCGGCGAGGACATCCGCGAGGCCACCCAGGACTACCTGACCCTGACCTATCCCACCTGGCCCGAGCTGGCCAAGGCCATCGTCAGGGCGCAGCAGGAGAACGACGCGGTGGACTTCACCCACGACCCGGACGACACCCTCGACCAGGTGCAGGTCCAGGTGCCCGCCTGCCTGGACAACGCACGCCCGGTACGGACCTTCGACGAGCTCGGCCGGCTGCAGAAGGAGCTCGCCCGCGTGTCCCCGCATCTGGGCGGCGCCGTCCGCTCGTACAAGGCGATCGCCGGCTGCCTCGGCTGGCCCTTCCCGGCCGCGCCGGTTCCTGCGGGTGCCCCGGTCCACGGCGCGCCGCCGGCGCTGATCCTGCAGTCCACCCACCAGGCCCTGGCGCCGTACCAGGCGGGCGCGGCCATGGCGGCCCAGCTGCCCGGAAGTATCGTCCTCGCCCACGAAGGCGACGACTACAGCATGTTCCTGGCCTCCACGTGCGCCAGGAACGCCACCAACCGCTACCTGACCACCCGTGCACTGCCGGCAGTCGGCACCACCTGCACGGACTGA
- a CDS encoding DNA-binding transcriptional ArsR family regulator, with the protein MLRRHFTAADLRRIRRATYPEPLMETVFSLQLLQQPQAYSEPFVHWSANVRAAVGRRDMPLFDLASPEDGALPELLMAPTGATSLSDGLAAVQSLPAARAVSDLASARTMRPALPQWVVDIHHRRPEATGRLSRLLDTYHRVAIAPTWQYVERAVQAAFDGTAAGPGALLSGLHPSIGWEFPILTVPCHIPHDVDLHLEGRGLLLVPTFFLRTPTARLDNYDEQAPVEVYIPVQHDRAALPADGMRIDPGLTRLLGRTRAAVLAALTVVCSTTELATRVDISAATASHHLNALRAGGLITTTREHGRARHSLTHLGRRLLHATRTPGRATAGLPPATPAGARPGLQL; encoded by the coding sequence ATGCTTCGTCGTCACTTCACCGCCGCCGACCTGCGGCGGATCCGCCGGGCCACGTATCCGGAGCCGCTGATGGAGACGGTGTTCAGCCTCCAACTCCTCCAACAGCCGCAGGCGTACAGCGAACCGTTCGTCCACTGGTCCGCGAACGTCCGCGCCGCCGTCGGCCGGCGTGACATGCCGTTGTTCGACCTTGCGTCACCGGAGGACGGCGCTCTGCCCGAACTTCTCATGGCCCCGACGGGTGCCACGAGCCTGAGCGACGGACTGGCGGCGGTGCAGTCGCTGCCCGCGGCGCGGGCCGTCTCCGATCTGGCGTCGGCGCGCACCATGCGCCCCGCACTGCCGCAGTGGGTCGTCGACATCCACCACCGGCGGCCGGAGGCGACCGGCCGGCTGTCCCGGCTGCTGGACACCTATCACCGCGTCGCCATCGCACCGACCTGGCAGTACGTGGAGCGGGCCGTCCAGGCCGCGTTCGACGGCACGGCAGCCGGGCCCGGGGCCCTGCTGAGCGGCCTGCACCCGTCCATCGGTTGGGAGTTCCCGATCCTGACCGTCCCGTGCCACATCCCGCACGATGTGGACCTCCACCTCGAAGGCCGGGGCCTCCTGCTGGTGCCCACGTTCTTCCTGCGCACTCCGACGGCCCGCCTCGACAACTACGACGAACAGGCCCCCGTCGAGGTCTACATTCCGGTGCAGCACGACCGCGCCGCCCTCCCGGCGGACGGCATGCGCATCGACCCGGGCCTGACACGTCTGCTGGGCCGCACCAGGGCTGCGGTCCTCGCCGCCCTCACCGTCGTCTGCAGCACGACCGAGCTCGCCACCCGGGTCGACATCTCCGCCGCGACCGCCAGCCACCACCTCAACGCCCTGCGAGCAGGGGGCCTGATCACCACCACCCGCGAGCACGGCCGGGCCCGCCACAGCCTCACGCACCTCGGCCGGCGCCTGCTCCACGCGACCCGCACCCCCGGCCGAGCCACCGCCGGTCTCCCACCTGCCACGCCGGCCGGAGCCCGTCCGGGCCTCCAGCTGTGA
- a CDS encoding putative DNA-binding transcriptional regulator YafY, translated as MSRPTGRVLTLLELLQSGGTRSAAELADRLGVDERTVRRYVDHLTDLGVPVRAVRGRYGGYRLAPGYRLPPLMLDDDEAIAVLLGLIAGGRAEAMTTAAETAAAKIRRVLPDRVARRLDALRETLAFTATASASPDPDADILLTLADAARHRRPVAIRYTDRDGRQSERLVHAFGIVAHAGRWYVTGVDGATGEDRTFRLGRIADARTLPGSFEAPAEADDPAQRLLSGFAEAAYRHEVVVRVRGTVEQVRARFPIGMASVADATQGADAAAGDEGWLCVRLRVERLDWLPAVLASLDLPFAVERPDELRELVGAFAERLAAYARRV; from the coding sequence ATGTCCCGACCCACCGGCCGCGTGCTCACCCTGCTGGAGCTGCTCCAGTCGGGCGGCACCCGGAGTGCGGCCGAACTCGCCGACCGGCTCGGGGTCGACGAGCGAACGGTGCGGCGGTACGTGGACCACCTGACCGACCTCGGGGTACCCGTCCGTGCGGTGCGCGGCCGCTACGGCGGGTACCGGCTCGCCCCCGGTTACCGGTTGCCGCCGCTGATGCTCGATGACGACGAGGCGATCGCCGTGCTGCTCGGCCTGATCGCCGGCGGGCGGGCGGAGGCGATGACGACCGCGGCCGAGACCGCCGCGGCGAAGATCCGCCGGGTGCTGCCCGACCGCGTGGCCCGCCGGCTCGACGCCCTGCGCGAGACCCTGGCTTTCACGGCCACCGCGAGCGCGTCCCCGGATCCCGACGCCGACATCCTGCTCACGCTCGCCGACGCCGCCCGCCACCGCCGGCCGGTCGCGATCCGCTACACCGACCGTGACGGTCGGCAGAGCGAGCGCCTCGTGCACGCCTTCGGGATCGTCGCGCACGCGGGCCGCTGGTACGTCACGGGGGTGGACGGCGCCACCGGCGAGGACCGGACCTTCCGGCTGGGCCGGATCGCGGACGCCCGGACCCTGCCCGGGTCGTTCGAGGCACCCGCCGAGGCCGACGACCCGGCGCAGCGCCTGCTGTCGGGCTTCGCGGAGGCCGCGTACCGGCACGAGGTGGTCGTGCGGGTCCGCGGGACGGTCGAGCAGGTCCGCGCCCGCTTTCCGATCGGCATGGCGAGCGTGGCCGATGCGACGCAGGGCGCCGACGCCGCTGCGGGGGACGAGGGCTGGCTGTGCGTCAGGCTGAGGGTGGAGCGGCTGGACTGGCTGCCGGCCGTCCTGGCCTCGCTCGACCTGCCGTTCGCGGTCGAGCGCCCGGACGAACTCCGTGAGCTGGTCGGTGCGTTCGCCGAGCGGCTCGCGGCCTACGCCCGCAGGGTCTGA
- a CDS encoding putative enzyme related to lactoylglutathione lyase: MDFVSIRIITADVARLVDFYERATGVRAAWSTEDFAELSTPRATLAIAGTRTVPLFAPGSARPADNRSVIIEFIVDDVDRVHRNLTDLVTEFVQEPTTMPWGNRSLLLRDPDGHLVNFFTPVTPAARAKFGR, encoded by the coding sequence ATGGACTTCGTCTCGATCCGCATCATCACCGCGGACGTCGCACGCCTCGTCGACTTCTACGAGCGCGCGACCGGAGTGCGCGCCGCCTGGTCCACCGAGGACTTCGCCGAACTCTCGACCCCCCGTGCCACACTCGCCATCGCCGGCACCCGTACCGTCCCGCTGTTCGCACCGGGCTCCGCCCGCCCGGCCGACAACCGCAGCGTGATCATCGAGTTCATCGTCGACGACGTCGACCGCGTCCACCGGAACCTCACCGACCTCGTCACCGAGTTCGTCCAGGAACCGACCACCATGCCCTGGGGCAACCGGTCGCTGCTCCTCCGCGACCCCGACGGACACCTCGTCAACTTCTTCACCCCCGTGACCCCGGCGGCAAGGGCGAAGTTCGGCCGCTGA